The region TGCTATGCTGAAGACTTTGAGACTCGTCCTATCCAAAGTATATTTAGCAGTGGTTGCTAGTAGCGCCTGGCTGtgccctatgcagacggctggggATACTTGTACTCTCTTGATGAAAATTGAAGCATGAAGGATTTGAACTTTAAATCCATCAGGGTCTGCTGACATCAAGCAGAACGAGTCTTTATTCCTTGTTAGTTTTATCTTTAAATCCAGACCATTCAAGATAAGCTTCGGTTGGTTAAATATATCGCCATAAATAGGCCCCAGAAGCTCCACAGTTTTAGAGCGCTGTGTTGCTGCAGCTCTTTTAGCGAAGCCTAAATTTGGGCCATCGAGTGTCCTTTCATGGTGGTGACCTGCCGAATCCTTGTAAAAAAGTCCGGCTGTAAATTGGGATGCGAGCGTTTGACCACTATAATTTAAAATTGTCTCGATGAACGCTCTATAGCTATAAAGATTATCGGATTGTGAGATTAGTCGATCCCCCAATGTGATGTCCACTTGGTTAAAAAGTGTAGCTACGGGGTAATTAATAAAGCCCACACGTGCACCATCGGGGATGGCTGTGTTATGTTGTTTAACTATACGACAGGTTAAGTGCAGGAGGGTGTTATTTAAGTTGTAGTAATATTCGCCGCTACCCGATATGAAAAATTCCAACGGCGTGTTGTCAGTGAGGGCTGTGATAGGCAGGACTtcaacaaataaagatttttcaataCTGGTCTGCGTTGGTGGTATGGTGAAAATATCCAACTTAGATTTGGTGCACTCTACAGAACCGTCGTGTATGAACGCCATGTTAGAGAATTAAAAGATGTCGTCTGCTGCGCGTCTAGCGGGTTTCTGACGGCGTCGTCTTTTGCGTGAAGAAGTCTTATCCATGAGGAGCGGGTGAAATCGTGCAACGATTCGTCTTTTTcttttacagggttttttttacaacagaaacaAGTCCGGAGCTGCACtgttcttgacgcgactgattgaGTCTGTCCAAAACAGCCGACGAAACAGAAGTGACTGCGTCTGTAGCGATATTTTTGACATCCGTCTTTACATGAGGCTTTACTAATTCTAgaccttttctgaaaagaggCAAGGCCCTTCGGAAGAGTGACCTGAAGACGCCCCCAATTCCCGCGCCAATCATATACTCATCTCCATGAAATCCATCTATTTTTTCGTTTCCACTCTGCGCCAAATAATGTTTCACGTAGAGCGCAGGATCTCCGTACACTCGCTGAGACAACATGTTTTAACGCTGCGAATCGTTACGCGGTCTAAAGTGTAATCGCACTATACTTTTCCCGTACTTGAATTTAACAGGCGTGTTCTGGTCTGATAAAATCGAGATTGTAATCGTGTCAAAATGTTGTTTACACACCGGCACATAATCAGGGCGATTGTAGTGAATTGTGACAATGTCGCTGTTTTTACCGCTGATTTCTACCGTTCTTAATAGCTGCACATAGCTATCGCCTACAAACTGATGATTGATCATATCCGTATACACGTACAATGTATAGAAGCCGGCTTTTATGTCCGCAAAATGCCGCCTCTTGTCCGGGATATTCCCAGCTAATGCGGCGTTATATTCAGGCAGACCTAGCAGAACGGACAACTTATGACCCGGAGCAAAGTGTAGCGTTGGCGAATCGGTAACTGTAACAATTATTTTTACTTCATCATAGCGTAGCTTAAAGACCTCGTTTGTTAGCCTTAAAccctcaattctgtcatttatcgCACGCGTCAAATCTGATAGCGAGGAATAAAATCCAGACTTGACAAAATATTCCTGGTATGTACTGCCATGTTTAGCGACAAAAAAGTTTCCCTCGGTCGCCGCAATCGTGTCCCATGTGTGCGGGTACTGAATTTCGGTTAGCGCCACATCGTAAACGCCCGAGAGCTGAATCGGCTTCGCTAGTTTCGTAGTGTAAGTAGAAATTGAGTTTTCGGAGTAGATTCTGGACGACGCATTACTAGGAAGAGTTATATAAAACGAGCCCGACTCCATGCTCTATGCGGGTGTTAGTTGATTTTCAGTGACCCAGCTCTTAAATTTTGTAGGGTACCCGAGCCACTTCACAAAATAATGCTCCGTTCCGCGGATGCGCCTTTTGTTTAATATTTTCTCGATCCTGTAGACGCGGTTCTCGTCAGCGGGTACCTgctgtatttcctctttataaaaCGACCCCTGTATAGCTTCGCCGCTCAGGTCGCTTAATTTATATAGCGGTTTTTGAAATCGCGTATTAATAGACTCTATGATGAAAATTTCATCAGTGTAAGTTTGCTCATAGCCTTTCGTAAATGTTCCTTTATGTTGAGAAATCCTCACATGATCGCCTATTTTTAAAGAAGTCTTTTCATGCTTTGAGTTCATAATATCGCTGTAGATATTTCGCCAAATTGTTAAGGAGTTCTTTTTCGTGACATCCACAGGTCGGCATCGGATAATACGGTGGTAAGTTTGGTTTGGTcaggtct is a window of Eleutherodactylus coqui strain aEleCoq1 chromosome 4, aEleCoq1.hap1, whole genome shotgun sequence DNA encoding:
- the LOC136626756 gene encoding uncharacterized protein F54H12.2-like → MAFIHDGSVECTKSKLDIFTIPPTQTSIEKSLFVEVLPITALTDNTPLEFFISGSGEYYYNLNNTLLHLTCRIVKQHNTAIPDGARVGFINYPVATLFNQVDITLGDRLISQSDNLYSYRAFIETILNYSGQTLASQFTAGLFYKDSAGHHHERTLDGPNLGFAKRAAATQRSKTVELLGPIYGDIFNQPKLILNGLDLKIKLTRNKDSFCLMSADPDGFKVQILHASIFIKRVQVSPAVCIGHSQALLATTAKYTLDRTSLKVFSIAIGNRIATHENLFLGQIPKTVILAFVDNEAFSGSFQKNPLCFHHYSVNHAALYLDGQQIPARPFQPDFEGELAIREYMALVHISGKQRADNSISIDRNRCG